From the genome of bacterium, one region includes:
- a CDS encoding DUF5618 family protein — MKRKEAMRFIENAKEILSKSSIERNYYTDLKYVKTAMGCAYLGVLRAMDDFLLSRNVGKNELPKKIEEYLKALKKYGGVHNGKLMKEFDALYDELHIGGYYRGTLRSTPVVKEALKDATVFIERLSSLTKEE; from the coding sequence ATGAAAAGAAAAGAAGCAATGAGATTTATAGAAAATGCTAAGGAGATATTGAGTAAGTCTTCGATTGAAAGAAATTATTATACAGACCTGAAGTATGTAAAAACGGCAATGGGGTGTGCGTATCTTGGTGTGTTAAGGGCAATGGATGATTTCTTATTAAGCAGGAATGTTGGGAAAAATGAATTACCTAAGAAAATAGAAGAGTATTTAAAGGCTTTAAAAAAATATGGTGGGGTTCATAATGGTAAACTGATGAAAGAATTTGATGCTTTATATGATGAATTGCACATTGGAGGATATTATCGTGGGACACTACGCTCGACACCTGTTGTAAAAGAGGCTTTGAAGGATGCAACAGTGTTTATTGAAAGACTTAGCAGCCTTACGAAAGAAGAGTAA
- a CDS encoding CBS domain-containing protein: protein MKNLKVKDAMTRGIFTIPQDASVKQAVEILADNDVSGLAVTSIEGELVGVLSETDLAKVVSKEIESDEELDKIKVSEIMTAPAMTVSREDSLTEACKLMCNNNIHRLIIQQEVKRGGETKYFPSGILSISDVVKVLAGRWARG from the coding sequence ATGAAAAACCTGAAGGTAAAAGATGCTATGACGCGGGGGATTTTTACTATCCCACAAGATGCCTCGGTTAAGCAGGCAGTAGAAATATTAGCGGATAACGATGTCAGTGGTCTGGCGGTTACTTCTATTGAAGGCGAATTAGTCGGAGTTCTATCAGAGACAGACCTGGCAAAGGTGGTAAGTAAAGAGATAGAAAGCGATGAGGAACTGGACAAAATAAAGGTTAGTGAAATAATGACTGCTCCGGCGATGACAGTTAGTAGAGAAGATAGTTTAACAGAGGCTTGTAAGTTAATGTGTAACAATAACATCCATCGTTTGATAATCCAGCAAGAGGTGAAAAGAGGTGGCGAAACTAAGTATTTCCCCAGTGGAATACTTTCTATATCTGATGTAGTCAAAGTGTTGGCAGGTAGGTGGGCTCGTGGATAA
- the rnc gene encoding ribonuclease III — MDENRIQELKKLQEIMGVEFKNLQIFNQSLTHTSYAYELERNNGTLQNERMEFLGDVVLGLVVSEYIYFKYPDYMEGDLAKIRAKVVSTPLLTKCAKHLELGKYLLLGKGEEMTGGRNRHSILADTYEAVIGAIYLDSGLEPARTFILSQLEEEIEKISDNVHVQDYKSDFQEFTQKKFKILPLYKVISRKGPDHNRIFEIAVMVKGKTWGIGRGRSKKGAEQQAAFSALQQIKGEEVEGRE, encoded by the coding sequence ATGGATGAAAATAGAATTCAAGAACTTAAAAAATTACAAGAGATAATGGGTGTAGAATTTAAAAACCTCCAGATTTTTAATCAATCATTAACTCATACATCTTACGCCTATGAATTAGAAAGAAATAATGGCACCCTTCAAAATGAACGAATGGAATTTTTAGGAGATGTAGTTTTAGGACTTGTAGTCAGTGAGTATATCTATTTTAAATATCCTGATTATATGGAAGGGGATTTAGCCAAAATTAGAGCTAAAGTCGTCAGCACACCTCTATTGACCAAGTGTGCTAAACATTTAGAATTGGGTAAATATCTACTTCTGGGTAAAGGTGAAGAGATGACCGGGGGTAGAAATAGACATTCTATTTTGGCTGATACCTATGAGGCAGTTATTGGAGCGATTTATTTAGATTCAGGATTGGAACCAGCACGGACTTTTATCCTATCACAACTTGAGGAAGAAATTGAAAAAATTAGCGATAATGTCCATGTTCAAGATTATAAAAGTGATTTCCAGGAATTTACTCAAAAGAAATTTAAAATCCTGCCTCTTTATAAAGTAATTAGTAGAAAAGGTCCGGACCATAATCGGATTTTTGAAATAGCAGTTATGGTAAAAGGTAAAACATGGGGAATTGGAAGAGGTAGAAGTAAAAAAGGAGCAGAACAACAAGCCGCATTCTCTGCCTTGCAACAGATTAAGGGAGAAGAAGTAGAGGGTAGAGAGTAG
- the fabF gene encoding beta-ketoacyl-ACP synthase II: protein MKNRVVVTGMGVVTPIGIGKEEFWNNVVAGKNGVRRITLFPVEDYECQIAGEVTDFDPNLYMEKKDLRHTDRFAQFAIAATKLAVEDAKIDLPGNENPDCIGVYIGSGIGGLATIENEHKVLLAKGPRRITPFLIPMLIIDIASGKVAIRYGARGPNSAVVTACASGAHAIGDAYRIIERGEAEVMITGGAEAAVTPLGLAGFSSARALSTRNDNPERASRPFDKLRDGFVMAEGAGIIILESLQHAQARNAHIYAEIIGYGMTGDAYHITCPAPEGKGAAKAMQRALQNANLTPQQIDYINAHGTSTLLNDKCETQAIKSVFGDCAYSVPVSSTKSMTGHMLGAAGAVEFIICCLTIERGIIPPTINYEYKDPECDLDYVPNQARIQNIDIALSNSLGFGGHNVSLIVKRYKNG from the coding sequence ATTAAAAATCGAGTTGTAGTAACAGGAATGGGTGTGGTTACACCTATTGGAATTGGGAAAGAGGAATTCTGGAACAATGTCGTCGCCGGGAAAAATGGAGTTAGACGAATAACTTTATTCCCTGTTGAGGATTATGAGTGTCAGATTGCCGGTGAGGTAACAGATTTTGACCCAAATCTGTATATGGAGAAAAAGGATTTAAGGCATACGGATAGATTTGCGCAATTTGCTATTGCCGCCACTAAATTAGCTGTTGAGGACGCCAAAATAGATTTACCGGGTAATGAAAATCCTGACTGCATAGGGGTTTATATCGGTTCGGGTATTGGTGGACTGGCAACTATTGAAAACGAACATAAGGTTTTATTAGCAAAAGGTCCCAGAAGGATAACTCCATTTCTTATTCCAATGTTAATTATAGACATTGCCTCAGGCAAAGTAGCGATAAGATATGGAGCAAGAGGCCCTAATTCTGCAGTTGTAACTGCATGCGCCAGTGGTGCTCATGCTATTGGTGATGCCTATAGAATTATAGAAAGGGGTGAAGCAGAAGTTATGATAACTGGTGGTGCAGAAGCGGCTGTCACCCCTTTAGGATTAGCGGGTTTTAGTTCGGCAAGAGCACTATCTACTCGAAATGATAACCCTGAAAGAGCCTCTCGACCTTTTGATAAACTGCGTGATGGATTTGTTATGGCTGAAGGAGCGGGCATAATTATTTTAGAATCCTTACAACATGCTCAAGCAAGAAATGCACATATTTACGCTGAAATTATTGGCTATGGAATGACGGGTGATGCCTACCATATTACTTGTCCTGCTCCTGAAGGAAAAGGGGCAGCAAAAGCAATGCAACGAGCATTGCAAAATGCTAACTTAACCCCACAACAAATAGATTACATAAACGCACACGGCACCTCTACATTATTAAATGACAAATGTGAAACTCAAGCCATTAAGTCCGTTTTTGGTGACTGTGCCTATTCTGTTCCTGTTAGTTCAACCAAATCTATGACCGGCCATATGTTAGGTGCTGCCGGAGCAGTAGAATTTATTATCTGCTGTTTAACTATTGAAAGAGGAATTATCCCACCAACGATAAATTATGAATATAAAGACCCTGAATGTGATTTAGATTATGTCCCAAACCAAGCCAGAATTCAAAATATCGATATCGCTTTATCTAATTCTCTTGGTTTTGGAGGTCATAATGTGAGTTTAATAGTTAAGAGGTATAAAAATGGATGA
- a CDS encoding GxxExxY protein, whose protein sequence is MNENELSRIIVDSCLKIHKELGPGLLESVYEEVLFYELTKHNLMCERQVEIPVIYENLKMDIGFRVDIIVERKVIIELKSVENIMPVHKKQLLTYLKLTGMKLGLLINFNVELIKDGITRIVNKL, encoded by the coding sequence ATGAATGAAAATGAATTATCCAGAATTATTGTTGATAGTTGTTTAAAAATTCATAAAGAATTAGGTCCTGGGTTGTTAGAATCTGTTTATGAAGAAGTTTTGTTTTATGAATTAACAAAACATAATCTAATGTGCGAAAGACAGGTTGAAATACCTGTGATATATGAGAATCTTAAGATGGATATAGGCTTTAGAGTAGATATAATTGTAGAAAGAAAGGTAATAATTGAATTAAAGTCTGTAGAAAATATTATGCCTGTTCACAAAAAACAACTTTTAACTTATTTAAAATTAACAGGGATGAAACTTGGATTATTGATTAATTTCAATGTTGAATTAATTAAGGATGGGATTACCAGGATTGTAAATAAATTGTAA
- a CDS encoding NosD domain-containing protein, producing the protein MKKMFKYLILSIFLGISIGAYAADLYVPSQYKTIQKAVNKAKTGDRIYVAPGIYKESITIKKGISLIGINPDKCIITSSHLKNGNTIIFKGKSANGTITGFTITGAKGFLDRGNGILCCDGASPVIMKNRIKGNEDSGIFSWQSSPNIIKNIISKNRYAVDFCDSDSIISNNMLLDNKSGISCSESSLTITNNTISRNSVNIFYSHSSSLTITNNIILEGKTAIGGGGGYLTITNNTIVGNSRGGIVLANSYATITNNLIAKNGKVIAKRKGEIKARSGIIIRNSDIKGDFNCFFDNGPGIRGTQNYCLAPPKPPQPTEEPEHYIYKSHLGANDIQKDPKFISETDFHLKPSSPCIDRGSNKAPKLPRKDKDGKERIINKRVDIGAYEYSK; encoded by the coding sequence ATGAAAAAGATGTTTAAATATTTAATACTATCGATTTTTTTAGGTATAAGTATAGGGGCTTATGCTGCAGATTTATATGTCCCCAGCCAATACAAAACTATCCAGAAGGCAGTGAACAAGGCAAAGACAGGGGATAGAATTTATGTTGCCCCGGGCATTTATAAAGAGAGTATTACCATCAAAAAAGGGATTAGCCTGATAGGAATAAACCCGGACAAATGCATCATAACCTCTTCCCATCTTAAAAATGGAAATACCATTATCTTTAAAGGGAAATCTGCCAATGGGACAATCACCGGCTTTACTATAACCGGGGCAAAAGGCTTCTTAGATAGAGGTAATGGAATACTCTGTTGCGACGGAGCAAGTCCTGTAATTATGAAAAATAGGATAAAGGGGAATGAGGATAGTGGTATTTTCTCCTGGCAATCTTCTCCGAATATTATAAAAAATATCATTTCGAAGAATAGATATGCTGTTGACTTTTGCGATTCTGATTCAATTATTTCAAATAATATGCTCCTGGACAACAAATCTGGAATTAGTTGCTCAGAATCTTCTTTAACGATTACTAATAATACAATATCAAGAAATAGTGTAAATATTTTCTATTCACACTCCTCTTCTCTAACCATTACAAACAATATTATCTTAGAAGGGAAGACTGCTATAGGAGGGGGGGGGGGGTATCTTACTATTACAAACAATACAATTGTAGGAAACAGTCGAGGGGGAATTGTTCTTGCAAACTCTTATGCAACTATTACGAACAATCTCATTGCAAAGAATGGAAAAGTGATTGCAAAGAGAAAAGGAGAAATAAAGGCAAGAAGTGGCATCATTATCCGAAATTCAGATATTAAAGGAGACTTTAATTGTTTTTTTGACAATGGTCCAGGGATTAGAGGGACACAGAATTATTGTTTGGCTCCTCCTAAACCCCCACAGCCTACAGAAGAGCCAGAACACTACATCTACAAATCCCATTTAGGAGCAAATGACATTCAAAAAGACCCAAAGTTTATCAGCGAAACCGATTTCCATCTAAAGCCATCCTCTCCTTGCATAGACAGAGGTTCAAACAAAGCCCCAAAACTTCCCAGGAAAGACAAAGATGGGAAGGAAAGGATAATCAATAAGAGGGTTGACATAGGTGCTTATGAATATTCAAAGTAA
- a CDS encoding acyl carrier protein — MAEGVFERVKQIIIDQLGVNEEQVTSEVSFVDDLGADSLDTVELVMAFEEEFGIEIPDEDAEKILTIGDAVTYIEERA, encoded by the coding sequence ATGGCAGAAGGAGTTTTTGAACGAGTAAAACAAATCATTATCGACCAATTAGGAGTAAATGAAGAACAAGTAACTTCAGAAGTATCCTTTGTGGATGATTTAGGCGCAGATTCTCTGGATACAGTAGAGTTGGTGATGGCTTTTGAAGAGGAATTTGGTATAGAGATTCCAGATGAAGACGCTGAGAAAATCCTTACTATTGGGGATGCAGTAACTTACATTGAGGAGCGGGCTTAA
- a CDS encoding nucleotidyltransferase domain-containing protein — protein MVEQSILESIKRFTDALAKENIRTNKVILYGSYATGKYTEYSDIDIAVVSEDFGKDRIEEKMFLFRLATRIDPRLEAVPLTPTALQEDTWVPLIYEIRTKGVELQVA, from the coding sequence ATGGTTGAGCAGTCAATTTTAGAATCAATAAAGAGATTCACGGATGCTCTTGCAAAAGAGAACATCAGAACTAACAAGGTCATTCTTTATGGTTCTTATGCAACAGGTAAATATACAGAATATAGTGATATAGATATCGCTGTGGTATCAGAGGATTTTGGCAAGGATAGAATTGAAGAAAAGATGTTTTTATTTCGTCTTGCCACTCGGATAGACCCACGATTAGAGGCTGTTCCCTTAACTCCAACTGCACTTCAAGAAGATACCTGGGTGCCATTGATTTATGAGATTAGGACCAAAGGAGTTGAATTGCAGGTAGCATGA
- the nuoF gene encoding NADH-quinone oxidoreductase subunit NuoF, giving the protein MTKLKSIAELNTYREAINKDRDPNKISITICGGTGCLAFGAEGVISAFQEQIKKQGLNNVDVIRTGCPGFCERGPIVVILPQRILYQRVAIEDVVEIVSATIIKGEIIERLLYEEPLTGQKIIYEQEIPFYKKQKRLVLKDSGLVDPTQIDHYIERGGYSALSKILSSMAPDEVIEEVKKSGLRGRGGGGFPTGLKWSFCRKAEGEPKYLICNADEGDPGAFMDRALMEGNPHLVLEGMLIAAYAIGSTQGYVYVRAEYPLASKNIRLACDQAKESGLLGDNILGTDFSFHLKIKEGAGAFVCGEETALMASIEGKRGMPKPRPPFPAQSGLWGKPSNINNVETFANVPHIILNGGENYAQIGTEKSKGTKIFALAGKINNTGLVEVPMGTTLREVIFDIGGGIPRGRKFKAVQLGGPSGGCLTSKELDLPIDYDTLVAAGAMMGSGGMIVMDETNCMVEIARFFLEFVQSESCGKCTPCRIGTKRMLEIVTRITRGEGREEDIDTLIKMAKIIKDSSLCGLGQTAPNPVLSTIEHFRDEYDIHIKEKRCPAHVCEGLYTAPCTDTCPAGIKVHSYVALIAQERFEEALELIKESNPFPSICGRVCHHPCETKCRRIEIDEALALRALKRFVADHEIELEKGKHRPKLEFHRTERVAIIGAGPAGLTCAYYLARRGYQITIFEALETPGGMLAVGIPDYRLPKRILKIEISDVTALGVEIKTETRVGKDVEFSDLLRDYNAIFIGVGAHISKKMGIEGEETNKVIPALQFLRDVNLGNPVELGEKIAVIGGGNAAIDAARVAIRLGVRDVTVLYRRSREEMPAIPQEIEDAQEEGIKIEILTAPKRIISENGKVKGIECFRMKLSDFFDKSGRRIPEPIKDSEFVVDVDMVISAIGQEVNVDFLQDKVELTKWQTIKVDKETQATSLAGVFAGGDATTGADTVIEAIAAGNRAATAIDKYLNNGKESKEVIRHPLEEDEEAMLRRRHLMPTLEKEKRIRGFEEVELGFTREMAVNEAKRCLKCHEKE; this is encoded by the coding sequence ATGACAAAGTTAAAATCAATAGCAGAATTAAACACATATCGAGAGGCTATCAATAAAGATAGAGACCCTAACAAAATTAGTATTACTATTTGTGGTGGCACAGGATGTCTTGCCTTTGGGGCAGAAGGGGTTATCAGTGCCTTTCAAGAACAAATTAAGAAACAAGGATTGAATAATGTAGATGTCATAAGGACTGGTTGCCCTGGTTTTTGTGAAAGAGGGCCGATTGTCGTCATCCTGCCACAACGGATTTTATATCAACGGGTAGCCATTGAAGATGTAGTTGAAATAGTTTCTGCTACAATTATAAAAGGTGAGATTATCGAGCGACTTTTGTATGAAGAGCCATTAACCGGTCAGAAGATTATTTATGAGCAGGAAATTCCTTTTTATAAAAAGCAAAAAAGATTAGTTTTAAAAGACAGTGGTTTAGTTGACCCCACTCAGATTGACCATTATATTGAGCGAGGTGGCTATTCTGCTTTAAGTAAAATTCTTAGTTCTATGGCACCTGATGAGGTTATTGAGGAAGTTAAGAAGTCAGGTTTGCGTGGTAGAGGTGGGGGAGGTTTTCCGACTGGATTGAAATGGAGTTTCTGCCGAAAAGCAGAAGGTGAACCGAAGTATCTCATCTGTAATGCGGATGAGGGTGACCCGGGGGCTTTTATGGATAGAGCACTCATGGAAGGTAATCCACATCTTGTTTTAGAAGGAATGCTCATAGCTGCCTATGCCATTGGGTCAACACAAGGATATGTCTATGTGCGAGCAGAATATCCTTTAGCCAGCAAGAATATCCGCCTTGCCTGCGACCAGGCAAAAGAATCAGGATTATTAGGTGATAATATTTTAGGCACAGATTTTAGTTTCCATTTGAAGATTAAAGAAGGGGCAGGGGCTTTTGTTTGTGGTGAAGAAACGGCTTTAATGGCTTCGATTGAAGGCAAACGCGGTATGCCAAAACCAAGACCGCCATTCCCGGCTCAATCTGGACTCTGGGGCAAGCCAAGTAATATTAACAATGTCGAGACATTTGCCAATGTTCCACATATCATTTTAAACGGCGGTGAAAATTATGCCCAAATTGGCACTGAGAAATCTAAAGGCACAAAGATATTTGCATTAGCCGGTAAGATAAATAACACCGGCCTGGTGGAAGTGCCAATGGGAACTACGTTGCGAGAGGTGATTTTTGATATTGGTGGCGGTATCCCCAGAGGCAGGAAATTTAAGGCAGTCCAATTGGGTGGTCCTTCAGGTGGTTGTTTAACATCTAAAGAGTTAGATTTACCAATAGACTATGATACCTTAGTGGCGGCTGGTGCGATGATGGGTTCTGGCGGTATGATTGTTATGGATGAAACTAATTGTATGGTTGAAATCGCTCGATTTTTCTTAGAATTTGTGCAAAGTGAATCTTGTGGTAAATGCACCCCTTGCCGCATTGGCACTAAAAGAATGCTGGAGATAGTTACTCGAATTACCAGGGGAGAAGGTAGAGAAGAAGATATAGATACCTTGATAAAAATGGCTAAAATCATCAAGGACTCTTCCCTTTGTGGCCTGGGACAAACCGCTCCCAATCCAGTGCTTTCTACGATTGAACATTTCCGTGATGAATATGACATCCATATCAAAGAAAAGCGATGTCCTGCCCATGTGTGTGAAGGACTTTATACCGCTCCCTGCACAGATACCTGTCCTGCCGGCATCAAGGTGCATAGTTATGTCGCTTTAATCGCCCAGGAAAGATTTGAGGAGGCATTAGAACTGATTAAAGAAAGTAATCCTTTCCCTTCGATTTGTGGTCGGGTTTGTCATCATCCCTGTGAAACTAAATGCAGACGAATAGAGATTGATGAAGCATTAGCCCTTAGAGCACTAAAACGATTTGTTGCTGACCACGAAATAGAATTGGAAAAGGGAAAACATAGACCAAAATTAGAATTTCATCGAACAGAAAGAGTGGCGATTATCGGTGCAGGACCAGCAGGATTAACCTGTGCCTATTATCTGGCAAGACGAGGTTATCAGATAACCATATTTGAGGCATTAGAAACACCTGGTGGTATGCTGGCGGTTGGTATCCCCGATTACCGATTACCAAAGAGAATTCTAAAGATAGAAATATCTGATGTTACTGCATTAGGTGTAGAAATAAAAACAGAAACAAGAGTTGGTAAGGATGTGGAGTTTTCTGACCTACTTAGGGATTACAACGCTATTTTTATAGGTGTAGGAGCACATATCAGTAAAAAAATGGGAATTGAAGGAGAAGAGACAAATAAGGTCATACCTGCTCTGCAATTCTTACGGGATGTTAATCTTGGTAATCCAGTTGAATTAGGTGAAAAAATAGCCGTCATCGGTGGTGGTAATGCGGCTATTGATGCGGCAAGGGTTGCCATTAGACTTGGAGTTAGGGATGTAACTGTTCTTTACCGTCGCTCAAGAGAAGAGATGCCTGCTATTCCACAGGAAATTGAAGATGCGCAAGAGGAAGGGATTAAAATAGAGATTTTGACTGCCCCAAAACGCATTATCTCTGAAAATGGTAAGGTCAAAGGTATTGAATGCTTCAGAATGAAATTAAGCGACTTTTTTGATAAAAGTGGTCGAAGGATTCCTGAGCCAATCAAAGACTCAGAATTTGTTGTGGATGTCGATATGGTTATTTCAGCCATCGGGCAGGAGGTTAATGTTGATTTTCTACAGGATAAGGTAGAACTGACCAAATGGCAAACGATAAAGGTAGATAAAGAAACGCAAGCCACCAGTTTGGCAGGTGTTTTTGCTGGAGGTGATGCGACTACTGGAGCGGATACGGTCATTGAGGCAATTGCCGCCGGTAATAGAGCCGCCACAGCCATTGATAAATACCTGAATAATGGGAAGGAAAGTAAAGAAGTCATCAGACATCCTTTAGAGGAAGATGAAGAGGCGATGTTAAGAAGAAGACACCTGATGCCT
- a CDS encoding acyl-CoA dehydrogenase family protein yields MNYFLTEEQIMMKDLAKQIAQEKIRPVAAELDEKEEFPYELMKILAQSDLFGIYIPQEYGGLEAGCFELCLIIEELSKVCGGVATTYAASALGTFPILLFGTDEQKKKYLPDLAAGKKLAAFGLTEANAGSDASGIQTTAILDGDFYILNGTKQWITNGGEAETYVVIVMTDKTKGARGASAIIVEKGTPGFSFGKKEKKMGIRSSATTELIFQDCKVPKENLLGKEGLGFIVAMRTLDKSRPGVGAQAVGIAQGALDLAVRYARERVQFGQPISSFQGIQFMLADMATQVEAARALVYTVAKMVDAGEKNITKASAMSKLFASDVAMKVTTDVVQIFGGYGYMREYPVEKMMRDAKITQIYEGTNQIQRQVIALELIKESAGK; encoded by the coding sequence ATGAATTATTTTTTAACCGAAGAGCAAATAATGATGAAAGATCTGGCTAAACAAATAGCACAAGAAAAAATAAGACCCGTAGCCGCAGAATTGGATGAAAAGGAAGAATTTCCCTATGAGTTAATGAAGATATTAGCTCAATCAGATTTGTTTGGTATTTATATCCCGCAAGAATATGGTGGACTTGAGGCAGGTTGCTTTGAATTATGTTTGATAATTGAAGAATTAAGTAAGGTATGTGGTGGTGTTGCCACGACTTATGCCGCCTCTGCCCTGGGCACTTTCCCAATCTTGTTATTTGGAACAGATGAGCAAAAGAAAAAATACCTGCCTGATTTAGCCGCTGGCAAAAAGTTAGCCGCCTTTGGTTTAACTGAGGCTAATGCCGGTAGTGATGCCTCTGGAATACAAACTACTGCCATACTTGATGGAGATTTCTACATCCTTAACGGCACAAAACAATGGATTACTAATGGTGGTGAGGCAGAAACCTATGTGGTTATTGTGATGACGGATAAAACCAAAGGTGCTCGAGGGGCATCAGCAATTATTGTCGAAAAAGGCACACCAGGATTTAGTTTTGGTAAAAAAGAGAAAAAAATGGGCATCAGGTCTTCTGCTACGACTGAGTTAATCTTTCAGGATTGTAAAGTGCCAAAGGAAAATTTGTTAGGTAAAGAAGGATTGGGATTTATTGTGGCGATGAGAACACTTGATAAATCAAGGCCTGGCGTAGGGGCACAGGCAGTGGGAATTGCACAAGGGGCATTGGATTTGGCTGTCCGATATGCCAGAGAACGAGTTCAATTCGGTCAACCAATATCCTCATTTCAAGGCATACAATTTATGTTAGCCGATATGGCGACTCAAGTAGAGGCCGCCAGGGCACTGGTTTATACCGTCGCTAAGATGGTTGATGCTGGCGAAAAGAATATCACCAAAGCATCTGCTATGAGTAAATTATTTGCTTCAGATGTGGCGATGAAAGTTACCACCGATGTTGTCCAGATATTTGGTGGTTATGGCTATATGCGGGAATATCCTGTTGAAAAAATGATGCGAGATGCCAAAATTACTCAAATCTACGAAGGCACTAATCAGATTCAACGACAGGTAATCGCACTGGAATTGATTAAAGAATCAGCAGGTAAATAA
- a CDS encoding HEPN domain-containing protein — protein sequence MEFNVEKAVNYWKQGAEYDLGVAEAMYQAEKYPYALFMGHLALEKLLKSLFVRDKKEHAPWIHSLPLLANNLTINIPEETLEKLGEFMEFHFEGRYPDYQMDFYKKCTKEFTTQKMKEIKEVYKWLSSQF from the coding sequence ATGGAATTTAATGTAGAGAAAGCTGTCAATTATTGGAAGCAGGGGGCAGAATATGATTTAGGTGTAGCGGAAGCTATGTATCAAGCAGAAAAATACCCTTATGCCCTTTTTATGGGACATTTAGCACTGGAAAAGTTACTTAAAAGCCTCTTTGTTAGAGATAAAAAAGAACATGCACCGTGGATTCATTCTCTTCCGTTACTTGCTAACAACTTAACAATAAATATTCCTGAAGAGACATTAGAGAAACTGGGTGAATTTATGGAGTTTCATTTTGAAGGACGATACCCTGATTATCAAATGGACTTTTACAAAAAATGCACAAAGGAATTTACTACTCAGAAAATGAAAGAGATAAAAGAGGTCTACAAATGGTTGAGCAGTCAATTTTAG
- the nuoE gene encoding NADH-quinone oxidoreductase subunit NuoE: MDKLNEILKKYKDTDGALIPVLQETQDTFGYLSKDVLIQIGKELKIPLSKVYGVVTFYSQFYLTPHGKYTVRACRGTACHVQGAKKIISTIEHITGLKEGETSADLKFTFETVACLGACALSPVMMVNKDYFGKMNPQKAITILQQYNDGR; this comes from the coding sequence GTGGATAAACTGAATGAAATACTAAAAAAATACAAAGATACCGACGGCGCATTAATCCCTGTTTTGCAGGAAACACAGGATACATTTGGCTATTTGTCAAAGGATGTCTTAATTCAAATTGGTAAGGAGTTAAAAATTCCTTTGAGTAAGGTTTATGGCGTGGTTACCTTTTATTCTCAGTTTTATTTAACCCCACATGGCAAATATACCGTTAGAGCCTGTCGAGGAACTGCCTGCCACGTCCAGGGTGCAAAGAAGATTATTTCAACAATTGAACATATCACGGGTTTAAAAGAAGGAGAGACATCTGCTGACCTTAAGTTCACCTTTGAAACAGTTGCCTGTCTGGGTGCCTGCGCCCTATCACCGGTAATGATGGTCAATAAAGACTATTTTGGCAAAATGAATCCCCAAAAAGCAATTACTATCCTTCAACAATATAATGATGGCAGGTAA
- a CDS encoding DUF5674 family protein, with translation MKIVRNKISIAELNNMAQEMFGNLVKAVVDVDKEIMVLGGELHSDEEALLIKAGSKQQNLWGINLYPEIKDESWIEFDSLINLRPSQENRSRGVNNPEIRKKIIKIINNLVER, from the coding sequence ATGAAAATTGTCAGGAATAAGATTTCTATAGCTGAACTAAATAATATGGCTCAGGAGATGTTTGGTAATTTAGTAAAGGCTGTGGTTGATGTAGATAAGGAAATTATGGTGCTTGGAGGTGAACTTCATTCAGATGAGGAAGCTTTGTTGATTAAAGCAGGCTCAAAACAACAAAATCTCTGGGGAATTAATCTTTATCCTGAGATTAAAGATGAATCATGGATTGAGTTTGATTCCCTCATAAACCTCCGTCCATCACAGGAAAATCGTAGTCGTGGAGTGAATAACCCAGAGATAAGAAAAAAAATAATAAAAATCATTAATAACCTGGTGGAAAGATGA